One stretch of Cryomorphaceae bacterium 1068 DNA includes these proteins:
- a CDS encoding T9SS type A sorting domain-containing protein has product MASGNIVSVIRYGVSSQPSSVLVTDSEGSLQARYELFDDGTGVQIEDVVKSDSDTFYATGEIFDNSVSRNVPFILAFTETEALWFKKYDVGETSAAYSISVNENSDISIAGTRFDPESSGKSVNGLILRTDVDGVVYDAVRIYREGNGFNESTSGIEIRDNGSVVVGLNFLSENGFLPILAEINLDAILNWSSAIESGGGTSFSFRLTLEDNRLLTVGRNLIGQVRLNARASDGQAPCNEVSVDIDLEEITPMVINSPLEFDLVKAFTTELPIEVIPWEIDESEICSEVVSTKEYVEIPVEVFPNPAQDRVQLIIPSGYDKLEIYSIDGKKIDQVNVSIGMNQLDIADFPSGMYILLFSGDSGMVSTKISKL; this is encoded by the coding sequence ATGGCTTCAGGCAATATTGTCTCTGTGATTCGCTATGGCGTTTCTAGTCAACCATCCTCAGTATTGGTAACCGATTCAGAGGGAAGTCTCCAAGCCCGCTATGAGCTTTTTGACGATGGGACAGGAGTTCAAATAGAAGATGTAGTCAAATCCGACAGCGATACCTTCTATGCCACCGGTGAAATATTCGATAATTCAGTTAGCAGAAATGTACCGTTCATTTTGGCCTTTACAGAAACGGAAGCGTTGTGGTTCAAGAAATACGACGTCGGAGAAACGAGTGCGGCTTATTCGATTTCTGTAAATGAGAATAGCGACATATCTATTGCCGGGACCAGGTTTGATCCTGAATCTTCAGGAAAGAGTGTCAACGGTCTGATTTTAAGAACTGATGTCGACGGTGTTGTTTACGATGCAGTTAGAATTTACCGAGAAGGGAATGGATTCAACGAGAGTACTTCTGGAATAGAAATAAGGGACAACGGAAGTGTAGTAGTGGGATTAAACTTTTTATCTGAAAATGGCTTTCTTCCTATTCTTGCAGAAATCAACCTTGACGCAATACTCAATTGGTCGTCAGCGATTGAAAGTGGAGGAGGAACATCGTTTTCCTTTCGGTTGACGTTGGAAGACAACAGATTACTAACGGTTGGTCGCAACTTAATTGGTCAAGTAAGGTTGAATGCCCGTGCCAGTGATGGACAAGCTCCTTGCAATGAAGTGTCCGTGGATATAGATTTGGAGGAAATCACTCCAATGGTAATAAACAGTCCCTTAGAGTTTGACTTGGTCAAGGCATTTACAACCGAACTGCCCATCGAGGTGATACCATGGGAAATCGACGAATCAGAGATCTGCTCCGAGGTCGTTTCCACAAAAGAATATGTTGAGATTCCAGTCGAAGTATTCCCGAATCCAGCGCAGGATAGGGTTCAATTGATCATTCCATCGGGTTACGACAAGTTGGAAATCTATTCGATCGATGGGAAGAAAATCGATCAAGTGAATGTAAGCATAGGCATGAATCAGCTTGATATTGCCGATTTTCCATCTGGGATGTACATCCTCCTTTTTTCTGGTGATTCAGGAATGGTCAGCACAAAGATTTCCAAGCTATAA